One Oharaeibacter diazotrophicus DNA window includes the following coding sequences:
- a CDS encoding FkbM family methyltransferase → MFQSYAQNFEDVILWRALKDVENGFYIDVGAADPVEFSVTNAFYERRWRGVNVEPQAEYFERLVKARPRDICLPVLVGEQAGRSSFFEVGIPQTGGRAAVSGLSTRQSDQAAVHRDAGFSVSARSVEMTTLAQICRTHAPAEIHFLKIDVEGAELGVLRGADFAAHRPWIVVVEATEPGSQVPAHEEWEPVLVAGGYRFVYFDGLNRFYVAEEHHDRLGKVIAVPPNCFDEFVAPASMAAGATPVVTPIPVFKPGVPQTIGNEARIAMTVSCGDTRALPRVADAGRVRTRADGTRVQVMHNGLEVVADGYSGPWMTRLIELANGWHEPQQERVFAEVVDRLPSDATMIELGGYWSYYSLWFLRGAPARRAVVVEPDPLHLSIGRTNAGLNNLAPTFLQAAVAATSGPPAPFGTQRSGVVEVPRISVADLMAREGIDRLDMLHCDVDGAELEVLSSCEALFRSGRIGWLFLSTHAPQISGDPLTHQKCLERLRDFGAIVEVEHDVYESFDGDGLVVARFPGTARDFEVPSISHNRAGRAFFRDPSYGWADALAAGEEGRRRIAELAVTGLYLSILRRRPDPKSMEGFVARILAGHLKIEDLVKAFVHSGEFKAGLGSFLEANGLLEVAAAALEKRGA, encoded by the coding sequence GTGTTCCAGTCCTATGCGCAGAATTTCGAGGACGTCATTCTCTGGCGGGCCCTCAAGGACGTCGAGAACGGCTTCTACATCGACGTCGGCGCCGCCGATCCGGTGGAATTCTCCGTGACCAACGCCTTCTACGAGCGCCGCTGGCGCGGCGTGAACGTGGAACCCCAGGCCGAGTATTTCGAGCGGCTCGTCAAGGCGCGCCCGCGCGACATCTGCCTGCCCGTGCTGGTGGGCGAGCAGGCCGGCCGGTCGAGCTTCTTCGAGGTCGGCATTCCCCAGACGGGCGGCCGGGCCGCCGTGAGCGGCCTGTCGACCCGCCAGTCCGATCAGGCCGCGGTGCACCGCGACGCCGGATTCTCGGTGTCCGCGCGCTCGGTCGAGATGACGACGCTCGCGCAGATCTGCCGGACCCACGCGCCGGCCGAGATCCACTTTCTCAAGATCGACGTCGAGGGTGCGGAACTCGGCGTGCTCCGGGGCGCCGACTTCGCGGCCCACCGCCCCTGGATCGTCGTCGTCGAGGCGACCGAGCCCGGTTCCCAGGTTCCGGCCCACGAGGAATGGGAACCGGTCCTCGTCGCCGGCGGCTACCGCTTCGTCTACTTCGACGGCCTCAACCGCTTCTACGTCGCCGAGGAGCACCACGACCGTCTCGGCAAGGTGATCGCGGTGCCGCCGAACTGCTTCGACGAGTTCGTCGCCCCGGCCTCGATGGCGGCGGGCGCGACGCCGGTCGTGACGCCGATCCCGGTGTTCAAGCCGGGCGTGCCGCAGACGATCGGCAACGAGGCGCGCATCGCGATGACCGTTTCCTGCGGCGACACCCGGGCGCTGCCGCGGGTCGCCGACGCCGGCCGCGTCCGGACCCGTGCCGACGGCACCCGCGTCCAGGTCATGCACAACGGCCTCGAGGTCGTCGCCGACGGCTATTCCGGCCCTTGGATGACGCGGCTGATCGAACTGGCGAACGGCTGGCACGAGCCCCAGCAGGAGCGCGTGTTCGCCGAGGTGGTGGACCGCCTGCCCTCCGACGCCACCATGATCGAGCTCGGCGGCTACTGGTCCTACTACAGCCTGTGGTTCCTGCGCGGCGCCCCGGCCCGGCGCGCCGTCGTCGTCGAGCCGGACCCGCTGCACCTGTCGATCGGGCGCACCAACGCCGGCCTCAACAACTTGGCGCCGACCTTCTTGCAGGCGGCCGTCGCGGCGACCAGCGGACCGCCGGCGCCGTTCGGAACGCAGCGCTCCGGCGTCGTCGAGGTGCCGCGGATCTCGGTCGCCGACCTGATGGCGCGCGAGGGGATCGACCGGCTCGACATGCTCCACTGCGACGTCGACGGTGCCGAACTCGAGGTGCTCTCGAGCTGCGAGGCCCTGTTCAGGTCCGGGCGGATCGGTTGGCTGTTCCTGTCGACGCACGCGCCGCAGATCTCCGGCGATCCGCTGACGCACCAGAAGTGCCTGGAGCGCCTGCGCGACTTCGGCGCGATCGTCGAGGTCGAGCACGACGTCTACGAATCCTTCGACGGCGACGGCCTCGTGGTCGCCCGCTTCCCCGGCACCGCCCGGGACTTCGAAGTTCCGAGCATCTCCCACAACCGAGCCGGCCGGGCGTTCTTCCGCGACCCGAGCTACGGCTGGGCCGACGCCCTCGCCGCCGGCGAGGAGGGACGGCGGCGGATCGCGGAACTCGCCGTCACCGGCCTCTACCTGTCGATCCTGCGGCGCCGGCCGGATCCGAAGTCGATGGAGGGCTTCGTCGCGCGCATCCTCGCCGGGCACCTCAAGATCGAGGACCTCGTCAAGGCGTTCGTGCACAGCGGGGAGTTCAAGGCCGGGCTCG
- a CDS encoding Lrp/AsnC family transcriptional regulator, whose protein sequence is MELDRIDRAILRALQADGRLTIQALADRVGLSATPCRRRVQMLEDAGAIRGYRAVVDPAAVDAPLKLYAFVKLVQRTNAHLDAFEAAVRASPEILSCELVTGVHDYLISIRLPAIEHYDAFLRRVLADIPSVAEISTSIVVATVKDPGGPVPV, encoded by the coding sequence ATGGAGCTCGACCGAATCGACCGCGCCATCCTGCGCGCGCTGCAGGCCGACGGCCGCCTGACCATCCAGGCGCTCGCCGACCGCGTCGGCCTGTCGGCGACGCCGTGCCGGCGCCGGGTCCAGATGCTGGAGGATGCCGGGGCGATTCGCGGCTACCGCGCGGTGGTCGATCCCGCCGCCGTGGACGCGCCGTTGAAGCTCTACGCCTTCGTCAAGCTGGTCCAGCGCACCAACGCCCATCTCGACGCCTTCGAGGCCGCCGTCCGCGCCAGCCCCGAGATCCTCTCCTGCGAATTGGTCACCGGGGTGCACGACTACCTGATCTCGATCCGCCTGCCCGCCATCGAGCACTACGACGCCTTCCTGCGCCGCGTCCTCGCCGACATCCCCTCGGTCGCCGAGATCTCCACCAGCATCGTCGTCGCCACGGTCAAGGACCCCGGCGGCCCGGTGCCCGTGTGA